In one window of Gossypium arboreum isolate Shixiya-1 chromosome 4, ASM2569848v2, whole genome shotgun sequence DNA:
- the LOC108459497 gene encoding ribulose bisphosphate carboxylase/oxygenase activase 2, chloroplastic-like, with translation MATAVPAVGAVNRVPLKSNGRGPTPSSIFLGKSVKKGTSKVNQNKVFPKNFKVVSEYDESKQTSKDRWVGLVHDESDDQQDITRGKGMVDTLFQAPVGTGTHHAIMSSYDYISQGLRTFNYDNIIDGFYIAPAFMDKVVVHITKNFLNLPNIKVPLILGIWGGKGQGKSFQCELVFAKMGINPIMMSAGELESGNAGEPAKLIRQRYREAADIIRKGKMCCLFINDLDAGAGRMGGTTQYTVNNQMVNATLMNIADNPTNVQLPGMYNKEENPRVPIIVTGNDFSTLYAPLIRDGRMEKFYWAPTREDRIGVCSGIFRTDNVPREDIIKLVDTFLGQSIDFFGALRARVYDDEVRKWISDVGLQNVGKRLVNSREGPPTFEQPEMTLQKLLEYGNMLVQEQENVKRVQLSDKYLKEAALGDANDDAIKNGSFYGKAAQQVSLPVPEGCTDPSAANFDPTARSDDGSCVYN, from the exons ATGGCTACTGCTGTCCCAGCCGTTGGAGCTGTTAACAGAGTGCCG CTGAAGTCGAATGGCCGTGGTCCAACTCCAAGCTCAATATTCTTGGGGAAAAGTGTGAAGAAGGGTACCTCAAAGGTCAACCAGAACAAGgtttttcccaagaatttcaAGGTTGTTAGTGAATATGATGAGTCAAAGCAGACCTCAAAAGACAGGTGGGTGGGACTCGTCCATGATGAATCTGATGACCAACAGGATATTACCAGAGGAAAGGGAATGGTGGACACTCTCTTCCAGGCTCCTGTGGGAACTGGAACTCACCATGCTATCATGAGCTCCTATGACTACATCAGTCAAGGTCTTCGCAC GTTCAACTATGACAATATCATTGATGGGTTCTACATTGCTCCTGCGTTCATGGACAAGGTTGTTGTTCACATcaccaaaaacttcttgaatctGCCAAATATTAAG GTTCCTCTTATTTTGGGTATTTGGGGAGGTAAAGGCCAAGGGAAATCATTCCAATGTGAGCTTGTCTTTGCCAAGATGGGAATCAA TCCCATTATGATGAGTGCTGGTGAACTGGAAAGTGGGAATGCTGGAGAGCCTGCAAAATTGATTAGGCAAAGGTATCGTGAGGCAGCAGATATCATCAGAAAGGGAAAGATGTGTTGCCTCTTTATCAACGATCTCGATGCAGGTGCGGGAAGGATGGGAGGAACCACCCAATACACGGTCAACAATCAAATGGTGAATGCTACCCTCATGAACATTGCTGATAACCCTACAAATGTTCAGCTCCCTGGTATGTACAACAAGGAAGAGAACCCTCGTGTTCCTATCATAGTTACCGGTAATGACTTCTCCACATTGTATGCTCCTCTTATCCGTGATGGTCGTATGGAGAAATTCTACTGGGCCCCTACTCGGGAAGATAGGATTGGGGTGTGCTCGGGTATTTTCAGAACTGACAATGTTCCTCGGGAAGACATTATCAAGCTTGTTGACACTTTCCTTGGACAATCTATTG ATTTCTTTGGTGCTCTCAGGGCAAGAGTATATGACGATGAAGTGAGGAAATGGATTTCAGATGTTGGGCTGCAAAATGTTGGCAAAAGACTTGTGAATTCGAGGGAGGGACCTCCTACTTTCGAGCAGCCCGAAATGACTCTTCAGAAGCTACTTGAGTATGGAAACATGCTTGTCCAAGAACAGGAGAACGTGAAGAGAGTGCAGTTGTCTGATAAGTACTTGAAAGAGGCAGCTCTTGGAGATGCTAATGATGATGCCATCAAGAATGGAAGTTTCTATG GCAAAGCAGCTCAGCAGGTTAGTCTTCCTGTCCCTGAAGGCTGCACTGACCCATCGGCAGCAAACTTCGATCCAACGGCCCGTAGCGATGATGGGAGCTGTGTTTACAATTAA